In a single window of the Thermus amyloliquefaciens genome:
- a CDS encoding GGDEF domain-containing protein produces MDGRGRFFYLASWMGMALALGLQVRRFPPQGLEVLLYGLFILLALWALSRGPKLAPRWLLHPVGAYLLFEMVRVGDSWPLVGFFSPALYLLAGLAYPPWSLGYLLGAFWGGVLVLAPLLLGRNLDFWPHFAVSQVLLVGLTFLLARFRELHGQIRFWREQALTDPLTGLPNRRALEMAMEREAARVERGEETFALILLDLDDFKRVNDTQGHQEGDRLLKEVAQYLVAHVRQGDLVGRWGGEEFAVLLPQTKGEEAAQVAERLRAGLARLGVTGSFGVAVYQGDLQDLFQKADGALYLAKSAGKDRVERGF; encoded by the coding sequence ATGGATGGCCGGGGCCGCTTTTTCTACCTTGCCAGCTGGATGGGGATGGCCCTGGCCCTTGGGCTGCAGGTGCGGCGGTTTCCCCCCCAGGGCCTGGAGGTTCTCCTCTACGGCCTTTTCATCCTCCTTGCCCTCTGGGCCTTGAGCCGGGGTCCTAAGCTGGCGCCCCGCTGGCTCCTCCATCCCGTGGGGGCCTACCTCCTCTTTGAGATGGTGCGGGTGGGGGATAGCTGGCCCCTGGTGGGTTTTTTCAGCCCCGCCTTGTACCTTTTGGCTGGGCTTGCCTACCCGCCCTGGTCTTTGGGGTACCTGCTCGGCGCCTTTTGGGGTGGGGTTTTGGTCCTGGCCCCCTTACTTTTGGGCCGGAACCTGGACTTCTGGCCCCACTTTGCCGTGAGCCAGGTGCTCCTGGTGGGGCTTACCTTCCTCCTGGCCCGCTTCCGCGAGCTCCACGGCCAGATCCGTTTCTGGCGGGAACAGGCCCTCACCGACCCCCTCACGGGCCTGCCCAACCGCCGGGCCCTGGAGATGGCCATGGAGCGGGAGGCGGCCCGGGTGGAGCGGGGGGAGGAAACCTTTGCCCTGATCCTGCTGGACCTGGACGATTTCAAGCGGGTGAACGACACCCAGGGCCACCAGGAGGGGGATCGCCTTCTCAAGGAGGTGGCCCAGTACCTGGTGGCCCACGTGCGCCAGGGGGACCTGGTGGGGCGCTGGGGCGGGGAGGAGTTTGCGGTCCTTCTTCCCCAGACCAAGGGGGAAGAGGCGGCGCAGGTGGCGGAAAGGCTAAGGGCTGGCCTTGCCCGTTTGGGCGTGACGGGGAGCTTCGGGGTGGCGGTGTACCAAGGGGACCTACAGGACCTCTTCCAGAAGGCCGATGGCGCCCTATACTTGGCCAAGTCGGCGGGCAAGGACCGGGTGGAGCGGGGTTTTTAG
- a CDS encoding prephenate dehydrogenase/arogenate dehydrogenase family protein: MRPLFGKVGIFGVGLLGGSVALGLKERFLAEEIHAYDQDPEALEKALFLGVADRVHPTLGPWVGELQLGILAAPVGALAELGKALAPLANPESLWTDVGSVKGRVVAALEAALPHFLGGHPMAGSERAGVENAHAGLLQNAIWVLTPTERTSPKAQEGIRRLVEALGGYPLEISPELHDQLVARISHLPYLLAVALNRLVAQSPHRDLLMFLAAGGFRDLTRVASGSPRMSRDMVVENKEALKAAIEELRAVLLELEGLLDEPKRLLQAAEAAKRTRDSLPIVRRSLLPEMHDLVVQVPDRPGEIARIATALGEAGVNIKDIEVLTIREEAGAIRLGFASREEREAARKVLAQVGYRVS, encoded by the coding sequence ATGAGGCCGCTTTTTGGCAAGGTGGGCATCTTTGGCGTGGGGCTTTTGGGGGGGAGCGTGGCCCTGGGGCTCAAGGAGCGCTTCCTGGCGGAGGAGATCCACGCCTACGACCAGGACCCTGAGGCCCTGGAGAAGGCCCTTTTCCTGGGGGTAGCGGACCGGGTGCATCCCACCCTGGGGCCTTGGGTGGGGGAGCTCCAGCTGGGCATCCTGGCCGCCCCCGTGGGGGCCCTGGCGGAGCTGGGGAAGGCCTTGGCCCCCTTGGCAAACCCCGAAAGCCTCTGGACCGATGTGGGGAGCGTGAAGGGCAGGGTGGTGGCGGCCCTCGAGGCCGCCCTCCCCCACTTCCTTGGGGGCCACCCCATGGCGGGAAGCGAGCGGGCCGGGGTGGAAAACGCCCACGCCGGCCTCTTGCAAAACGCCATCTGGGTCCTGACGCCCACGGAAAGGACCAGCCCTAAGGCCCAGGAGGGGATCAGAAGGCTGGTGGAGGCCTTGGGAGGCTATCCTTTGGAAATATCCCCGGAACTCCACGACCAGCTGGTGGCCCGCATCTCCCATCTCCCCTACCTGCTGGCGGTGGCCCTGAACCGCCTGGTGGCCCAAAGCCCCCACCGGGACCTCCTCATGTTCCTGGCGGCCGGGGGCTTCCGCGACCTCACCCGGGTGGCCTCGGGCTCCCCCAGGATGAGCCGGGACATGGTGGTGGAGAACAAGGAGGCCCTCAAGGCGGCCATAGAGGAGCTCCGGGCGGTGCTCTTGGAACTGGAAGGCCTCCTGGACGAGCCAAAGAGGCTTCTCCAGGCGGCCGAGGCCGCCAAGCGCACCCGGGATAGCCTCCCCATCGTGCGCCGGAGCCTCCTCCCCGAGATGCACGACCTGGTGGTGCAGGTGCCGGACCGCCCCGGGGAGATCGCCCGCATCGCCACCGCCTTGGGAGAGGCCGGGGTGAACATCAAGGACATCGAGGTCCTCACCATCCGGGAGGAAGCCGGGGCCATCCGGCTGGGCTTCGCCAGCCGGGAGGAACGGGAGGCGGCCCGGAAGGTCCTCGCCCAGGTGGGCTACCGCGTCTCCTAA
- the aroF gene encoding 3-deoxy-7-phosphoheptulonate synthase, producing MLIVMKRGHTEAELEEVIREIGKVGYRPHVSRGVETTLVGAIGKGPTPELMEHFRALPGVAEVIPISKPWKLASLEVQPFPTVLEFPTGKTGDGHVLVAAGPCGVESREQTLKAARYVKAHGAGMLRGGAFKPRTSPYAFQGLGVEGLKILAEARRETGLPVVTEVLSPEQVELVAEYADALQIGARNAQNFPLLQAVGESGKPVLLKRGMSMTLEEFLMSAEYILSRGNMQVILVERGIRTFEKATRFTLDVAAVPVLKSWTHLPVWVDPSHPAGRREWVIPLALAGLAAGADGLIVETHPEPEKALSDAAQQLHEHEFAELMAKARRLVEALGKTLSAPAQGAFPPHRG from the coding sequence ATGCTCATCGTGATGAAGCGGGGACACACGGAAGCGGAGCTGGAGGAGGTCATCCGGGAGATCGGGAAGGTGGGGTACCGGCCCCATGTTTCCCGAGGGGTGGAGACCACCCTGGTGGGGGCCATCGGCAAGGGCCCCACCCCCGAGCTGATGGAGCACTTCCGGGCGCTCCCGGGGGTGGCGGAGGTCATCCCCATCTCCAAGCCGTGGAAGCTGGCGAGCCTCGAGGTCCAGCCCTTCCCCACCGTCCTGGAGTTCCCCACGGGCAAGACGGGGGACGGGCACGTGCTGGTGGCGGCGGGCCCCTGCGGGGTGGAGTCCCGGGAACAGACCCTGAAGGCGGCCCGGTACGTCAAGGCCCACGGGGCGGGGATGCTCCGGGGTGGGGCCTTCAAGCCCAGGACCAGCCCCTACGCCTTCCAGGGCCTGGGGGTGGAGGGCCTGAAGATCCTGGCGGAGGCCCGGCGGGAAACGGGCCTTCCCGTGGTCACCGAGGTCCTCTCCCCCGAGCAGGTGGAGCTGGTGGCGGAGTACGCCGACGCCTTGCAGATCGGGGCCCGCAACGCCCAAAACTTCCCCCTCCTCCAGGCGGTGGGGGAGTCGGGCAAGCCCGTGCTCCTCAAGCGGGGCATGAGCATGACCCTGGAGGAGTTCCTCATGAGCGCCGAGTACATCCTCTCCCGGGGCAACATGCAGGTCATCCTGGTGGAGAGGGGGATCCGCACCTTTGAGAAGGCCACCCGCTTCACCCTGGACGTGGCCGCGGTGCCCGTGCTGAAGTCCTGGACCCACCTCCCCGTCTGGGTAGACCCCTCCCACCCCGCAGGCCGGCGGGAGTGGGTCATCCCCCTGGCCCTGGCGGGGCTGGCGGCGGGGGCGGACGGCCTCATCGTGGAGACCCACCCCGAGCCGGAAAAGGCCCTCTCCGACGCCGCCCAGCAGCTCCACGAGCACGAGTTCGCCGAGCTCATGGCCAAGGCCCGGCGCCTGGTGGAGGCCCTGGGCAAGACCCTTTCGGCCCCGGCCCAGGGGGCCTTCCCGCCGCATCGGGGATGA
- a CDS encoding VOC family protein produces MAFPRRLSSLTLRVRDLEAALAFYRDLLGLKVEADPPRYRLFPEGEGFHLEVLHDSQALPRPYPSVGLYHFALLLPDRKALAQVARKLLSAPIPFEGAADHGVSEALYFRDPEGNGLEIYRDRPEGEWPQGPLMFTAPLNLERLLSEAPGPGPLPPEALLGHLHLHVESLEEAEAFFAGELGMGVTLRTYPGALFFAWDGYHHHIGANIWAGRRKAPPGATGLLAYSLLDPWGRERTLKDPTGAEVRLSPAHP; encoded by the coding sequence ATGGCCTTTCCCAGGCGGCTTTCCTCCCTAACCCTTAGGGTGCGGGACCTGGAGGCCGCCTTGGCCTTTTACCGGGACCTTCTGGGCCTGAAGGTGGAAGCGGACCCACCCCGCTACCGGCTATTCCCTGAGGGGGAGGGGTTTCATTTGGAGGTCCTCCACGACTCCCAGGCCCTCCCAAGGCCCTACCCCTCGGTGGGCCTCTACCACTTCGCCCTCCTCCTCCCCGACCGGAAGGCCCTGGCGCAGGTGGCCCGGAAGCTCCTAAGCGCCCCCATCCCCTTTGAGGGGGCGGCAGACCACGGGGTTTCCGAGGCCCTCTACTTCCGCGACCCGGAGGGGAATGGCCTCGAGATCTACCGGGACCGGCCCGAAGGGGAATGGCCCCAAGGGCCCTTGATGTTCACCGCCCCCTTAAACCTGGAAAGGCTTCTTTCCGAGGCTCCAGGCCCCGGCCCCCTTCCCCCCGAGGCCCTCCTCGGCCACCTGCACCTCCACGTGGAAAGCCTGGAGGAGGCCGAGGCCTTCTTCGCGGGGGAACTGGGCATGGGGGTCACCCTGCGCACCTACCCGGGGGCCCTCTTCTTCGCCTGGGATGGCTACCACCACCACATAGGGGCCAACATCTGGGCGGGAAGGCGGAAAGCGCCCCCAGGGGCCACCGGGCTTTTGGCCTATAGCCTCCTGGACCCCTGGGGGCGGGAGAGGACCCTTAAGGACCCCACGGGGGCCGAGGTCCGGCTTTCCCCCGCGCACCCTTGA
- a CDS encoding YceI family protein, whose amino-acid sequence MRWNLDPTHTSIQFAVRHMMIATVKGTLNLKEGFVETDEAGKPLRVEARLDAKSIHTGVPDRDNHLRSPDFLDAENFPDILFKSTGITPLGEGRYRVEGELTLRGVTRPLAFEVETHGPAKDPWGNERVAAHFEGRLNRKDFGLTWNMPLELGGVLVGEEVRFSVDTEAVKAQEAAAQ is encoded by the coding sequence ATGCGTTGGAACCTAGACCCCACCCACACCAGCATCCAGTTCGCCGTGCGGCACATGATGATCGCCACGGTGAAGGGCACCCTGAACCTCAAGGAGGGCTTTGTGGAAACCGACGAGGCGGGCAAGCCCCTCCGGGTGGAGGCACGCCTGGACGCCAAGAGCATCCACACCGGCGTGCCGGACCGGGACAACCACCTCCGCTCCCCCGACTTCCTGGATGCGGAGAACTTCCCGGATATCCTCTTCAAGAGCACCGGGATCACCCCCTTGGGCGAGGGAAGGTACCGGGTGGAGGGGGAGTTGACCCTCCGCGGGGTCACCCGGCCCCTGGCCTTTGAGGTGGAAACCCATGGCCCCGCCAAGGACCCCTGGGGCAACGAGCGGGTGGCCGCCCACTTTGAGGGCCGGCTGAACCGCAAGGACTTCGGCCTCACCTGGAACATGCCCCTGGAGCTGGGCGGGGTGTTGGTGGGCGAGGAGGTGCGCTTCAGCGTGGACACCGAGGCGGTGAAGGCCCAGGAGGCGGCGGCCCAGTAA
- a CDS encoding menaquinone biosynthetic enzyme MqnA/MqnD family protein: MPYALGVPLYANTAPLYRFLKPNGWTLCHGVPAELNRMVLSGEVGLSLVSSYFYLEHQEELGLLPDFSVAVLGRVYSVNLFHKGRLQDLRRIALTTESATSVELLKLLLRERGVFPRYEGREGGLELLGEYDGVLLIGDKAIRAYAQLLDRLPETPHALPTRFGEVAVVDLSMLWFERTRLPFVFAVWAYRREAPPPLELVRALRRARRQGLARLGEVAEAEARRLGIHPALMEHYLWNFRYHLEEPDRLGLQAFAQALGLAFSPSYYPG, encoded by the coding sequence ATGCCTTACGCCCTAGGCGTCCCCCTCTACGCCAACACCGCCCCCCTTTACCGCTTCCTAAAGCCCAACGGCTGGACCCTGTGCCACGGCGTCCCCGCGGAACTCAACCGCATGGTGCTCTCGGGGGAGGTGGGGCTTTCCCTGGTCTCCAGCTACTTCTACCTGGAGCACCAGGAGGAGCTCGGGCTGCTTCCCGACTTCTCCGTGGCCGTGCTGGGGCGGGTGTACTCGGTGAACCTCTTCCACAAGGGAAGGCTCCAAGACCTAAGGCGCATCGCCCTCACCACGGAAAGCGCCACCAGCGTGGAGCTCCTGAAGCTCCTCCTCCGGGAACGGGGGGTTTTCCCCCGGTACGAGGGGAGGGAAGGGGGGCTGGAGCTCCTTGGGGAATACGACGGGGTACTCCTCATCGGCGACAAGGCCATCAGGGCTTACGCCCAGCTCCTAGACCGCCTTCCCGAAACCCCCCACGCCCTCCCCACCCGCTTCGGAGAGGTGGCGGTGGTGGACCTCTCCATGCTCTGGTTTGAGCGCACCAGGCTCCCCTTCGTCTTCGCCGTCTGGGCCTACCGCAGGGAAGCCCCTCCCCCCTTGGAGCTGGTGCGGGCCCTAAGGCGGGCCCGGCGCCAGGGGCTGGCCCGGCTGGGGGAGGTGGCGGAGGCCGAGGCCAGGAGGCTTGGCATCCACCCCGCCCTGATGGAGCACTACCTCTGGAACTTCCGCTACCACCTGGAGGAGCCCGACCGCCTGGGCCTACAGGCCTTCGCCCAAGCCCTGGGCCTCGCCTTCTCCCCCAGCTACTATCCGGGATAG
- the mqnE gene encoding aminofutalosine synthase MqnE translates to MKGIRDPKLWPIAEKVEVGERLTFAEGKVLYETRDLPGLMRLANRVRERKHGHKTYFVHSIRVSQTNICYVGCTFCAFQRRFGEEGAWDWEVEEVVAWVRERYQPGLTEIHMTAGHHPKRPFTYYLDLVRALKANFPGVQVKAWTAAEIHHFSKIARLPYKEVLQALKEAGLDAMPGGGAEIFSERVRRQIARAKVSAEGWLEIHRTAHQLGIPTNATMLYGHIETLEERLDHMDRLRRLQDETGGFMSFIPLAFQPDGNLLARKLGKREFTTGLDDLRNLAVARLYLDNIPHIKGYWATLTPELAQVSLDWGVTDIDGTLIEERIVHMAGSPTPQGLSKAALARIILAAGRIPVERDALYREIRVWDRVEA, encoded by the coding sequence GTGAAGGGCATCCGGGACCCTAAGCTCTGGCCCATCGCGGAAAAGGTGGAGGTGGGCGAGCGGCTCACCTTTGCGGAAGGCAAGGTCCTCTACGAGACCCGGGACCTCCCAGGCCTCATGCGCCTGGCCAACCGGGTGCGGGAGCGGAAGCACGGGCACAAGACCTACTTCGTCCACTCCATCCGCGTTTCCCAGACCAACATCTGCTACGTGGGCTGCACCTTCTGCGCCTTCCAAAGGAGGTTTGGAGAGGAGGGGGCCTGGGACTGGGAGGTGGAGGAGGTGGTGGCCTGGGTAAGGGAGCGGTACCAGCCCGGCCTCACGGAGATCCACATGACCGCGGGCCACCACCCCAAAAGGCCCTTTACCTACTACCTGGACCTGGTGCGGGCCCTGAAGGCGAATTTCCCCGGGGTGCAGGTGAAGGCCTGGACCGCGGCGGAGATCCACCACTTCTCCAAGATCGCCCGCCTGCCCTACAAGGAGGTGCTCCAGGCCCTCAAGGAGGCGGGGCTTGACGCCATGCCGGGCGGGGGGGCGGAGATCTTTTCCGAGAGGGTGCGGCGGCAGATCGCCCGGGCCAAGGTCTCCGCGGAGGGCTGGCTGGAAATCCACCGCACCGCCCACCAGCTGGGGATCCCCACCAACGCCACCATGCTCTACGGGCATATAGAGACCCTCGAGGAGCGCCTGGACCACATGGACCGCCTCCGCCGGCTCCAGGACGAAACCGGAGGCTTCATGAGCTTCATCCCCCTGGCCTTCCAGCCGGACGGCAACCTGCTGGCCAGGAAGCTGGGGAAACGCGAGTTCACCACCGGCCTGGACGACCTCCGCAACCTGGCGGTGGCCCGGCTCTACCTGGACAACATCCCCCACATCAAGGGGTACTGGGCCACCCTCACCCCCGAGCTGGCCCAGGTCTCCCTGGACTGGGGGGTGACGGACATCGACGGCACCCTGATCGAGGAGCGCATCGTCCACATGGCGGGAAGCCCCACCCCCCAAGGGCTTTCCAAGGCGGCCCTGGCCCGCATCATCCTGGCCGCGGGGAGGATCCCGGTGGAGCGGGATGCCCTCTACCGGGAGATCCGCGTCTGGGACCGGGTGGAAGCCTGA
- a CDS encoding YqhA family protein, whose product MRPETLVYPLRWLMLLPVAGMLLGALYFAWHALEETLVAVQKPLDEALPLLVGAVDLALLSAVFLIFSLGLFELFIRKLELPLENVLTVESLGDLKGKLGQVIIMILVVKFFEKASAFKPQTSLDFLLFAGGVALLASALWLAKAKE is encoded by the coding sequence ATGCGCCCGGAGACCTTGGTCTACCCCTTGCGCTGGCTCATGCTTTTGCCCGTGGCGGGGATGCTCCTCGGGGCCCTTTACTTCGCCTGGCACGCCCTCGAGGAAACCCTGGTGGCCGTGCAAAAACCCCTGGACGAAGCCCTCCCCCTCCTGGTGGGCGCCGTGGACCTGGCCCTTCTGAGCGCGGTCTTCCTCATCTTCAGCCTGGGCCTTTTTGAGCTTTTCATCCGCAAGCTGGAGCTTCCCTTGGAAAACGTCCTCACGGTGGAAAGCCTGGGGGATCTCAAGGGGAAGCTGGGCCAGGTGATCATCATGATCCTGGTGGTGAAGTTCTTTGAGAAGGCCTCCGCCTTCAAACCCCAGACCTCCCTGGACTTCCTCCTCTTCGCCGGGGGCGTGGCCCTCTTGGCCTCCGCCTTGTGGCTGGCCAAGGCCAAGGAATAG
- a CDS encoding substrate-binding domain-containing protein, translating to MKKKPTILEVAARAGVGVGTVSRVLNNHKAVRPETRARVLRAMEELGYTPNPHARRIAGGRSYTVSVLLPFVATEFYRRLVEGLEGVLLEKRYDLALFPILSQARLRRYLESSTLAFLTDGLILASYDLSEHFEGGRLPTDRPVVLVDAKNPRYDSVYLDNFLGGHLAGEYLARFPGPIFAVKVEEEPDRAFRHTVFAERLAGFREALKAAGRPFPEEHLYTTRLSQEGGRLALRYFLERASPPLNVFAGADQVALGVLEEAERLGLTVGKEVRVLGFDGHPFTEEVGLSTIAQPVEAMGARAAQLLLERMQGYAGPPRAVRFEPLLIERASTRTSPAAPYLP from the coding sequence ATGAAGAAGAAACCCACCATCCTCGAGGTGGCCGCCCGGGCCGGGGTCGGCGTGGGCACCGTGAGCCGGGTGCTCAACAACCACAAGGCGGTGCGGCCGGAAACCCGGGCCCGGGTGCTCCGGGCCATGGAGGAGCTGGGCTACACCCCCAACCCCCATGCCCGGCGCATCGCGGGAGGGAGAAGCTACACGGTCTCGGTGCTCCTTCCCTTTGTGGCCACGGAGTTTTACCGCAGGCTCGTGGAGGGCCTTGAGGGGGTGCTTTTGGAAAAGCGCTACGACCTGGCCCTCTTCCCCATCCTCTCCCAGGCCCGGCTTAGGCGCTACCTGGAAAGCTCCACCCTGGCCTTTCTCACCGATGGGCTCATCCTGGCCTCCTACGACCTCAGCGAGCACTTTGAGGGGGGGCGTCTTCCCACCGACCGTCCCGTGGTGCTGGTGGACGCCAAGAACCCCCGGTACGACTCCGTGTACCTGGACAACTTCCTGGGGGGGCACCTGGCCGGGGAGTACCTGGCCCGCTTCCCCGGGCCCATCTTCGCCGTGAAGGTGGAGGAGGAGCCCGACCGGGCCTTCCGCCACACGGTCTTCGCCGAGCGCCTGGCCGGCTTCCGGGAAGCCCTCAAGGCCGCGGGCCGCCCCTTCCCCGAGGAGCACCTGTACACCACCCGGCTCTCCCAGGAGGGGGGCAGGCTGGCCCTCCGGTACTTCCTGGAAAGGGCCTCCCCGCCCCTCAACGTCTTCGCCGGGGCCGACCAGGTGGCCCTGGGGGTCCTGGAGGAGGCGGAGAGGCTGGGGCTTACCGTGGGCAAGGAGGTGCGGGTCTTGGGGTTTGACGGCCATCCCTTCACCGAGGAGGTGGGGCTTTCCACCATCGCCCAGCCGGTGGAGGCCATGGGGGCTCGGGCGGCCCAGCTCCTCCTGGAAAGGATGCAAGGGTATGCGGGCCCTCCCCGGGCGGTGCGGTTTGAGCCCCTCCTGATCGAACGGGCCTCCACCCGCACCTCCCCCGCGGCCCCCTACCTGCCTTAG
- a CDS encoding glycerol-3-phosphate acyltransferase, with protein sequence MAHVILAYLLGSLVGGLLLFPEVRDKDLPGGSGVYRRKGPLAALLVVLFDLGKGVLAAWLTPPEWRPWGAGAVVAGHNWPLYFRFRGGGGIAPSLGYFLAWLPRETLVAALLGLGVAGVYHLVYWGRRRKGIYPIPFGAIFGYLALLLLASPEGRLGAFLAALLVGLRGLQILRGRW encoded by the coding sequence ATGGCCCACGTGATCCTGGCGTACCTCCTGGGTTCCTTGGTGGGGGGGCTTCTCCTCTTCCCCGAGGTGCGGGACAAGGACCTTCCCGGGGGCTCCGGGGTTTACCGCAGGAAGGGCCCTTTGGCGGCCCTTTTGGTGGTGCTCTTTGATCTGGGCAAGGGGGTTCTGGCCGCCTGGCTGACCCCGCCGGAGTGGCGGCCCTGGGGGGCGGGGGCCGTGGTGGCGGGGCACAACTGGCCCCTTTACTTCCGCTTCCGGGGCGGGGGTGGGATCGCGCCCTCCTTGGGCTACTTCCTGGCCTGGCTTCCCCGGGAAACCCTGGTGGCGGCCCTTTTGGGCCTGGGGGTGGCGGGGGTCTACCACCTGGTGTACTGGGGAAGGCGCCGCAAGGGCATCTACCCCATTCCCTTTGGGGCCATCTTCGGCTACCTGGCCCTCCTGCTCCTGGCTTCCCCCGAGGGCCGGTTGGGGGCCTTCCTGGCGGCCCTTTTGGTGGGGCTTAGGGGCCTGCAAATCCTCAGGGGAAGATGGTAG
- a CDS encoding fumarylacetoacetate hydrolase family protein: MKILRFNEGRWGILEGELVLETDGPGGNPTGRRYDLAAVRLLVPATPSKIVCVGRNYREHIREMGHDFGQDLPKEPGLFLKAPNTLAHPGNPRDPWNTGDAVPYPFFTQELHYEGELAVVIGDRMRNVPPEKALDHVLGYTIAVDITARDAQRQDLQWVRAKSADKFLPLGPWIETDLDPQNTWVRTYVNDQLRQEGHTSAMIFGVAEILSYISSFMTLEPMDVVLTGTPEGVGALQPGDRLEVAVEGIGTLHTRIGPKEERPW; encoded by the coding sequence ATGAAGATCCTCCGGTTTAACGAGGGGCGTTGGGGCATACTGGAAGGGGAGCTGGTCCTGGAAACCGATGGCCCTGGGGGCAACCCCACGGGGAGGCGCTACGACCTGGCGGCGGTTCGCCTCCTGGTGCCCGCCACCCCCAGCAAGATCGTCTGCGTGGGGCGGAACTACCGGGAGCACATCCGGGAGATGGGCCACGACTTCGGCCAGGATCTGCCCAAGGAACCGGGCCTATTCCTGAAGGCCCCCAACACCCTGGCCCACCCCGGCAACCCCCGGGACCCCTGGAACACGGGGGATGCGGTGCCCTACCCCTTTTTCACCCAGGAGCTCCACTACGAGGGGGAGTTGGCGGTGGTGATCGGGGACCGCATGCGGAACGTGCCCCCGGAAAAGGCCCTGGACCACGTGCTGGGCTACACCATCGCCGTGGACATCACCGCCCGGGATGCCCAGAGGCAGGACCTGCAATGGGTGAGGGCCAAGAGCGCGGACAAGTTCCTGCCCTTAGGCCCCTGGATTGAAACCGATCTGGATCCGCAGAACACCTGGGTGCGCACCTACGTCAACGACCAGCTGCGGCAGGAGGGGCACACCTCCGCCATGATCTTCGGCGTGGCCGAGATCCTGTCCTACATTTCCAGCTTCATGACCCTGGAGCCCATGGACGTGGTCCTCACCGGTACCCCGGAAGGGGTGGGGGCCTTGCAGCCGGGGGACCGGTTGGAGGTGGCCGTGGAGGGCATCGGCACCCTGCACACCCGCATCGGCCCCAAGGAGGAGCGCCCATGGTGA
- a CDS encoding MBL fold metallo-hydrolase codes for MVKVLDLHFQGAERVIASFLLDSQEGPVLIETGPESTYPRLEAALRREGVDPREVRHVFVTHIHLDHAGAAWRFAELGATVYVHPRGAPHLVDPSRLLASAERIYGAMLKPLWGELKGVPQAQVRALGDGETVELGGLRVQALETLGHASHHHAYLVGGLLFAGDIAGVRIAPGPVLPPTPPPDIHLESWYASLDRILALRPEALYLTHFGPYRDVEAHLLALRGVLEEWAGWVLHRLKEGLPLEAMTERFEAYWREGLLRAGVGAEGMRLYELADPPYMNLQGLVRYWQKHHPDALAEGQTP; via the coding sequence ATGGTGAAGGTCCTGGACCTCCACTTCCAGGGAGCGGAACGGGTGATCGCCAGCTTCCTCCTGGACTCCCAGGAGGGGCCGGTGCTGATCGAAACCGGCCCTGAGAGCACCTACCCCCGCCTCGAGGCGGCCCTGAGGCGGGAGGGGGTGGACCCCAGGGAGGTCCGCCACGTCTTCGTGACCCACATCCACCTGGACCACGCCGGGGCCGCTTGGCGGTTTGCCGAGCTTGGGGCCACGGTGTACGTGCACCCACGGGGGGCCCCGCACCTGGTGGACCCCTCGAGGCTCCTGGCCTCCGCGGAGCGCATCTATGGGGCGATGCTGAAGCCCCTCTGGGGGGAGCTGAAGGGGGTTCCCCAGGCGCAGGTGCGGGCCTTGGGGGACGGGGAGACGGTGGAGCTCGGGGGGCTTAGGGTCCAGGCCCTGGAAACCCTGGGCCATGCCTCCCACCACCACGCCTACCTGGTGGGCGGCCTCCTCTTCGCGGGGGACATCGCCGGGGTGCGGATAGCCCCGGGGCCGGTTCTCCCCCCTACCCCGCCCCCCGACATCCACCTGGAAAGCTGGTACGCCTCCTTGGACCGCATCCTGGCCCTCCGGCCCGAGGCCCTCTACCTCACCCACTTCGGCCCCTACCGGGATGTGGAGGCCCACCTCCTGGCCCTGCGGGGGGTTTTGGAGGAGTGGGCGGGTTGGGTCCTGCACCGGCTCAAGGAGGGCCTCCCCCTGGAGGCCATGACGGAGCGCTTTGAGGCCTACTGGCGGGAAGGCCTCTTGCGGGCCGGGGTGGGGGCGGAGGGGATGCGCCTTTACGAGCTGGCCGATCCCCCCTACATGAACCTGCAGGGCTTGGTGCGCTACTGGCAGAAGCACCACCCGGATGCTTTGGCCGAAGGCCAAACACCTTGA